From Pontibacter actiniarum, a single genomic window includes:
- a CDS encoding OmpP1/FadL family transporter translates to MKKTLLASLALALGWGGTAFAQTEVDALRYSQIGVTGTARIQAMGGAQTALGADISSLSGNPAGLGMFRRSEFTVTPGVQSVNTDASIMGSRTSGSNSKFVFPQLGVVLSNRKGDSDASDWRGTTFGIGFTRLNNFNEKYTSYRTQSGELDPTLVEYFTDLAIQNGRDSLSLNREYRDGFTTLEGLAYGAFLFDVEGGEYYPLERFGQISHREEIRRTGSQNQLDIGVGTSYKDKLYIGASLGIVTVDFSQEVIYTEAEGDPTTPFTSLEYRDEFNTTGAGVNLKVGLIARPIDALRLGVSVQTPTAYTFDDEYQRIINTSFNDGVESAAEVPGQFSYRLVTPFKATGGIAYFIGKYGFITADVEYVDYGDAKFKEDDDFSSGGFFDDVNDGIATNNKSAVNYKIGAEGRFEVFRLRAGYAYNGELDNGSSYNAGFINYKYGATKHYTLGAGIRLQQFFVDAAYVHSQQDITYAPFVSGTSYTPYSPQGSGEPAVNIDRKQNSVLVTLGFNF, encoded by the coding sequence ATGAAGAAGACACTTTTGGCCAGCCTGGCGCTTGCACTGGGCTGGGGTGGTACTGCTTTTGCCCAAACCGAGGTTGACGCCCTGCGCTACTCTCAGATCGGGGTAACCGGTACTGCGCGTATTCAGGCAATGGGAGGTGCGCAGACAGCGCTGGGCGCCGATATTTCGAGCCTCTCCGGTAACCCAGCCGGCTTGGGCATGTTCCGCCGCTCCGAGTTTACCGTTACACCGGGCGTGCAGTCTGTAAACACGGATGCCTCAATTATGGGGAGTAGAACAAGCGGCAGCAACAGCAAGTTTGTGTTCCCGCAGCTGGGCGTGGTGCTGTCGAACAGAAAAGGAGACAGCGATGCCAGCGACTGGCGCGGAACGACCTTCGGCATTGGCTTTACGAGGCTAAACAACTTCAACGAAAAGTATACTTCCTATCGCACTCAGTCAGGGGAGCTAGACCCAACGTTAGTAGAGTATTTTACTGATTTAGCCATCCAGAATGGCCGTGATTCCTTAAGTTTGAATAGAGAGTACCGCGACGGCTTTACAACTTTAGAAGGGCTGGCTTACGGGGCTTTTCTCTTTGATGTGGAAGGAGGAGAGTATTATCCCTTAGAGCGGTTTGGGCAGATTTCACACCGGGAGGAAATTCGGCGCACAGGTTCGCAGAACCAGCTGGACATCGGCGTGGGCACCAGTTATAAAGACAAGCTGTACATAGGTGCCTCTTTGGGCATTGTAACAGTCGATTTCTCACAGGAGGTTATTTATACCGAAGCTGAGGGCGACCCGACCACACCGTTTACAAGCCTGGAGTACCGCGATGAGTTTAACACGACCGGAGCTGGCGTTAACCTGAAGGTCGGGCTTATCGCCCGCCCGATTGATGCCCTGCGTTTAGGGGTGAGCGTGCAGACGCCAACTGCCTATACCTTTGACGATGAGTACCAGCGCATCATCAACACTTCTTTTAACGATGGGGTGGAAAGTGCGGCAGAGGTGCCGGGGCAGTTTTCTTACCGCCTGGTTACCCCTTTCAAAGCAACGGGTGGCATTGCTTACTTCATCGGGAAGTACGGCTTTATCACCGCCGACGTGGAGTATGTGGATTACGGCGATGCGAAGTTCAAAGAAGATGACGATTTCTCATCCGGTGGCTTCTTTGATGATGTGAACGATGGCATTGCGACGAACAACAAATCGGCTGTGAACTATAAAATAGGCGCAGAAGGCCGCTTTGAGGTGTTCAGGCTGCGTGCCGGCTATGCCTACAATGGAGAGTTGGATAATGGCTCCAGCTACAACGCCGGGTTTATCAACTATAAGTATGGCGCAACCAAACACTACACCCTGGGTGCCGGCATCAGGTTACAGCAGTTCTTTGTGGATGCCGCCTATGTGCACTCGCAGCAGGATATAACCTATGCCCCTTTTGTGAGCGGCACCAGCTACACACCCTATTCGCCTCAGGGATCGGGAGAGCCAGCCGTGAACATCGACAGAAAGCAGAATTCAGTGCTTGTGACGTTAGGCTTCAACTTCTAA